The Macaca nemestrina isolate mMacNem1 chromosome 6, mMacNem.hap1, whole genome shotgun sequence genome window below encodes:
- the LOC105480920 gene encoding histamine H2 receptor isoform X1, with protein MAPNGTASSFCLDSTACKITITVVLAVLILITIAGNVVVCLAVGLNRRLRNLTNCFIVSLAVTDLLLGLLVLPFSAIYQLSCKWSFGKVFCNIYTSLDVMLCTASILNLFMISLDRYCAVMDPLRYPVLVTPVRVAISLVLIWVISITLSFLSIHLGWNSRNETSKGNHTTSKCKVQVNEVYGLVDGLVTFYLPLLIMCITYYRIFKVARDQAKRINHISSWKAATIREHKATVTLAAVMGAFIICWFPYFTAFVYRGLRGDDAINEVLEAIVLWLGYANSALNPILYAALNRDFRTGYQQLFCCRLANRNSHRTSVRSNASQLSRTQSREPRQQEEKPLKLQVWSGTEVTAPQGATDRKPALSCTTCSSNLLSCCKSLWGLRFLQRHMGGPSEEPSGEPLSEEPQKRPPQKAVRTLPSEAV; from the exons ATGGCACCCAATGGCACAGCCTCTTCCTTTTGCCTGGACTCTACCGCCTGCAAGATCACCATCACGGTGGTCCTTGCGGTCCTCATCCTCATCACCATTGCTGGCAACGTGGTCGTCTGTCTGGCCGTGGGCTTGAACCGCCGGCTCCGCAACCTGACCAATTGCTTCATCGTGTCCTTGGCTGTCACTGACCTGCTCCTCGGCCTCCTGGTGCTGCCCTTCTCTGCCATCTACCAGCTGTCCTGCAAGTGGAGCTTTGGCAAGGTCTTCTGCAACATCTACACCAGCCTGGATGTGATGCTTTGCACAGCCTCCATTCTCAACCTCTTCATGATCAGCCTCGACCGGTACTGCGCTGTCATGGACCCACTGCGGTACCCTGTGCTGGTCACCCCAGTTCGGGTCGCCATCTCTCTGGTCTTAATTTGGGTCATCTCCATTACCCTGTCCTTCCTGTCTATCCACCTGGGGTGGAACAGCAGGAACGAGACCAGCAAGGGCAATCATACCACCTCTAAGTGCAAAGTCCAGGTCAATGAAGTGTACGGGCTGGTGGATGGGCTGGTCACCTTCTACCTACCACTACTGATCATGTGCATCACCTACTACCGCATCTTCAAGGTCGCCCGGGACCAGGCCAAGAGGATCAATCACATTAGCTCCTGGAAGGCAGCCACCATCAGGGAGCACAAAGCCACGGTGACACTGGCCGCCGTCATGGGGGCCTTCATCATCTGCTGGTTTCCCTACTTCACCGCGTTTGTGTACCGTGGGCTGAGAGGGGATGATGCCATCAATGAGGTGTTAGAAGCCATCGTTCTGTGGCTGGGCTATGCCAACTCAGCCCTGAACCCCATCCTGTATGCCGCGCTCAATAGAGACTTCCGCACCGGGTACCAACAGCTCTTCTGCTGCAGGCTTGCCAACCGCAACTCCCACAGAACTTCTGTGAGGTCCAACGCCTCTCAGCTGTCCAGGACCCAAAGCCGAGAACCCAGGCAACAGGAAGAGAAACCCCTGAAGCTCCAGGTGTGGAGTGGGACAGAAGTCACAGCCCCCCAGGGAGCCACAGACAG GAAGCCAGCACTGTCCTGCACTACGTGCTCCAGCAACCTCCTGAGCTGCTGCAAGAGCCTGTGGGGGCTCAGGTTCCTTCAGAGACACATGGGAGGCCCCTCGGAGGAGCCATCGGGGGAGCCACTGTCTGAGGAGCCACAGAAGAGACCTCCCCAGAAAGCGGTGAGGACGCTGCCCTCTGAGGCTGTCTAG
- the LOC105480920 gene encoding histamine H2 receptor isoform X2, which produces MAPNGTASSFCLDSTACKITITVVLAVLILITIAGNVVVCLAVGLNRRLRNLTNCFIVSLAVTDLLLGLLVLPFSAIYQLSCKWSFGKVFCNIYTSLDVMLCTASILNLFMISLDRYCAVMDPLRYPVLVTPVRVAISLVLIWVISITLSFLSIHLGWNSRNETSKGNHTTSKCKVQVNEVYGLVDGLVTFYLPLLIMCITYYRIFKVARDQAKRINHISSWKAATIREHKATVTLAAVMGAFIICWFPYFTAFVYRGLRGDDAINEVLEAIVLWLGYANSALNPILYAALNRDFRTGYQQLFCCRLANRNSHRTSVRSNASQLSRTQSREPRQQEEKPLKLQVWSGTEVTAPQGATDRPWVCLPGCWSVELTLSFICLFICSFIHPIPTTCQES; this is translated from the exons ATGGCACCCAATGGCACAGCCTCTTCCTTTTGCCTGGACTCTACCGCCTGCAAGATCACCATCACGGTGGTCCTTGCGGTCCTCATCCTCATCACCATTGCTGGCAACGTGGTCGTCTGTCTGGCCGTGGGCTTGAACCGCCGGCTCCGCAACCTGACCAATTGCTTCATCGTGTCCTTGGCTGTCACTGACCTGCTCCTCGGCCTCCTGGTGCTGCCCTTCTCTGCCATCTACCAGCTGTCCTGCAAGTGGAGCTTTGGCAAGGTCTTCTGCAACATCTACACCAGCCTGGATGTGATGCTTTGCACAGCCTCCATTCTCAACCTCTTCATGATCAGCCTCGACCGGTACTGCGCTGTCATGGACCCACTGCGGTACCCTGTGCTGGTCACCCCAGTTCGGGTCGCCATCTCTCTGGTCTTAATTTGGGTCATCTCCATTACCCTGTCCTTCCTGTCTATCCACCTGGGGTGGAACAGCAGGAACGAGACCAGCAAGGGCAATCATACCACCTCTAAGTGCAAAGTCCAGGTCAATGAAGTGTACGGGCTGGTGGATGGGCTGGTCACCTTCTACCTACCACTACTGATCATGTGCATCACCTACTACCGCATCTTCAAGGTCGCCCGGGACCAGGCCAAGAGGATCAATCACATTAGCTCCTGGAAGGCAGCCACCATCAGGGAGCACAAAGCCACGGTGACACTGGCCGCCGTCATGGGGGCCTTCATCATCTGCTGGTTTCCCTACTTCACCGCGTTTGTGTACCGTGGGCTGAGAGGGGATGATGCCATCAATGAGGTGTTAGAAGCCATCGTTCTGTGGCTGGGCTATGCCAACTCAGCCCTGAACCCCATCCTGTATGCCGCGCTCAATAGAGACTTCCGCACCGGGTACCAACAGCTCTTCTGCTGCAGGCTTGCCAACCGCAACTCCCACAGAACTTCTGTGAGGTCCAACGCCTCTCAGCTGTCCAGGACCCAAAGCCGAGAACCCAGGCAACAGGAAGAGAAACCCCTGAAGCTCCAGGTGTGGAGTGGGACAGAAGTCACAGCCCCCCAGGGAGCCACAGACAG ACCATGGGTTTGCCTTCCAGGATGCTGGTCTGTGGAACTGACCCTTTCATTcatctgtttgttcatttgttcattcattcatccaattcCCACCACATGCCAGGAATCATGA
- the LOC105480920 gene encoding histamine H2 receptor isoform X3, translated as MAPNGTASSFCLDSTACKITITVVLAVLILITIAGNVVVCLAVGLNRRLRNLTNCFIVSLAVTDLLLGLLVLPFSAIYQLSCKWSFGKVFCNIYTSLDVMLCTASILNLFMISLDRYCAVMDPLRYPVLVTPVRVAISLVLIWVISITLSFLSIHLGWNSRNETSKGNHTTSKCKVQVNEVYGLVDGLVTFYLPLLIMCITYYRIFKVARDQAKRINHISSWKAATIREHKATVTLAAVMGAFIICWFPYFTAFVYRGLRGDDAINEVLEAIVLWLGYANSALNPILYAALNRDFRTGYQQLFCCRLANRNSHRTSVRSNASQLSRTQSREPRQQEEKPLKLQVWSGTEVTAPQGATDRHSSRALCKHPLA; from the exons ATGGCACCCAATGGCACAGCCTCTTCCTTTTGCCTGGACTCTACCGCCTGCAAGATCACCATCACGGTGGTCCTTGCGGTCCTCATCCTCATCACCATTGCTGGCAACGTGGTCGTCTGTCTGGCCGTGGGCTTGAACCGCCGGCTCCGCAACCTGACCAATTGCTTCATCGTGTCCTTGGCTGTCACTGACCTGCTCCTCGGCCTCCTGGTGCTGCCCTTCTCTGCCATCTACCAGCTGTCCTGCAAGTGGAGCTTTGGCAAGGTCTTCTGCAACATCTACACCAGCCTGGATGTGATGCTTTGCACAGCCTCCATTCTCAACCTCTTCATGATCAGCCTCGACCGGTACTGCGCTGTCATGGACCCACTGCGGTACCCTGTGCTGGTCACCCCAGTTCGGGTCGCCATCTCTCTGGTCTTAATTTGGGTCATCTCCATTACCCTGTCCTTCCTGTCTATCCACCTGGGGTGGAACAGCAGGAACGAGACCAGCAAGGGCAATCATACCACCTCTAAGTGCAAAGTCCAGGTCAATGAAGTGTACGGGCTGGTGGATGGGCTGGTCACCTTCTACCTACCACTACTGATCATGTGCATCACCTACTACCGCATCTTCAAGGTCGCCCGGGACCAGGCCAAGAGGATCAATCACATTAGCTCCTGGAAGGCAGCCACCATCAGGGAGCACAAAGCCACGGTGACACTGGCCGCCGTCATGGGGGCCTTCATCATCTGCTGGTTTCCCTACTTCACCGCGTTTGTGTACCGTGGGCTGAGAGGGGATGATGCCATCAATGAGGTGTTAGAAGCCATCGTTCTGTGGCTGGGCTATGCCAACTCAGCCCTGAACCCCATCCTGTATGCCGCGCTCAATAGAGACTTCCGCACCGGGTACCAACAGCTCTTCTGCTGCAGGCTTGCCAACCGCAACTCCCACAGAACTTCTGTGAGGTCCAACGCCTCTCAGCTGTCCAGGACCCAAAGCCGAGAACCCAGGCAACAGGAAGAGAAACCCCTGAAGCTCCAGGTGTGGAGTGGGACAGAAGTCACAGCCCCCCAGGGAGCCACAGACAG GCACTCTTCACGAGCACTTTGTAAACACCCTCTTGCTTAA